From Haliotis asinina isolate JCU_RB_2024 chromosome 8, JCU_Hal_asi_v2, whole genome shotgun sequence, a single genomic window includes:
- the LOC137293821 gene encoding gephyrin-like isoform X2 encodes MAESSGDSEREGKAIRVGILTVSDSCSTGQVEDKSGQNLKSLVEEKKLINGEVCVKEIVPDEVQRIKDLLIDWTDNLKLDLILSTGGTGFTARDVTPEATKAVLDRDALGITVAMLTGSLNITPLAMLSRLTCGIRKSTLIINLPGSTKGSEECFRFAAVGVSHAVDQLQGSREVVRSTHADLQEEGIRSNEPGQIQMGTNEHSSRHHHGNHHQEKHHHGHHHHHHGHDHHSKHGHDHHHGNNGHNHHHGHHGHSHHHQHRDGGHGDGHHHDLKSQVDANRVAYRPRESPYPIVEVDVAVSTVLDKALVLAAETVSFRESIGRHLAEDVFARDPLPPFPASIKDGYAVIASDGDGLRQVIGDSTAGDVPTREVTPGYCMRINTGAPLPPGADAVIQVEDTILTKHSEDGQEELEIKLMTVPKKAQDIRQVGSDIEKGQKVLSQGHKLGPSELGLLATVGVTSVSCYRRPVVGVMSTGNELLEPEDPVAEGKIRDCNRTTLLSQLKDYGVPTVDLGVARDSPDELMKALRRAIDSADVIVTTGGVSMGERDYLKQVLKQDYGADIHFARVFMKPGKPTTFATLEHNGKRKLFFGLPGNPVSAIVTCNLYVIPVVAKMSGSPQPRRTVLQAKISQDLRLDPRPEFHRAVITWTPGEAIPEATSTGNQISSRLLSMSTANALLMLPPKSESQTALKTGDIVSAMVIGRI; translated from the exons TGAGTGACAGCTGTTCCACAGGCCAGGTGGAGGATAAGAGTGGACAAAACTTGAAATCCCTGGTAGAAGAGAAGAAATT AATTAATGGAGAAGTTTGTGTGAAAGAAATTGTACCAGATGAAGTTCAAAGGATAAAG GATCTGCTCATAGACTGGACAGACAATCTCAAGCTAGACCTCATCCTGTCCACAGGGGGAACTGGTTTTACTGCTCGGGATGTAACGCCGGAG GCAACTAAGGCTGTGTTGGACAGGGATGCTCTGGGAATCACTGTGGCCATGTTAACTGGCTCTCTCAACATCACACCGTTGGCGATGCTGTCCAG GTTGACGTGTGGCATCAGGAAGAGTACTCTGATCATCAACCTGCCTGGCAGCACCAAAGGGTCCGAA GAGTGTTTCCGGTTTGCGGCAGTGGGTGTATCCCATGCTGTAGACCAGCTGCAGGGATCGCGGGAGGTTGTGAGGTCAACACATGCTGACCTTCAGGAGGAGGGCATCCGCTCCAATGAACCAGGGCAGATTCAG ATGGGGACTAATGAGCATTCCAGTCGTCATCACCATGGTAATCATCATCAAGAGAAACATCATCATggacatcaccaccatcaccatgggCACGATCACCATAGCAAACATGGACATGatcatcaccatggaaacaatggCCACAATCACCATCATGGCCACCATGGACATAGTCATCACCATCAGCACAGGGATGGTGGCCATGGAGACGGACACCATCACGACCTCAAAA GCCAGGTGGATGCTAACCGTGTGGCATATCGCCCTCGTGAGTCCCCGTATCCCATCGTGGAGGTGGATGTAGCTGTCAGCACTGTGTTGGACAAGGCCCTGGTGTTGGCAGCAGAGACCGTTAGTTTCAGAG AGTCTATAGGGCGACATCTAGCGGAGGACGTTTTTGCCAGAGATCCTCTTCCTCCATTTCCAGCCTCCATCAAAGATGGCTATGCAGTCATAG CGTCAGACGGGGATGGACTTCGGCAGGTCATAGGTGACTCCACCGCAGGAGATGTG ccaacaagggaggtaactccggGCTACTGCATGCGTATCAACACAGGTGCTCCCCTGCCACCAGGGGCTGATGCTGTGATACAGGTGGAGGACACCATCCTTACTAAACACTCAGAGGATGGACAGGAAGAACTGGAGATTAAACTGATGACGGTTCCAAAGAAAGCCCAGGATATCAG ACAAGTTGGTTCTGATATTGAGAAAGGTCAAAAGGTACTAAGTCAAGGCCATAAGTTGGGTCCCTCGGAGTTGGGGCTACTGGCAACGGTTGGGGTGACATCAGTCAGCTGCTACAGAAGGCCTGTTGTTGGGGTCATGTCCACAGGAAATGAG CTGCTGGAGCCGGAGGATCCTGTGGCGGAGGGGAAGATCCGTGACTGCAACCGTACCACCCTGCTGTCTCAGCTAAAGGACTATGGGGTTCCTACAGTGGATCTTGGAGTAGCCAGGGACAG TCCAGATGAGCTGATGAAGGCATTGCGAAGGGCAATTGACAGTGCTGATGTGATTGTCACAACAGGGGGTGTGTCCATGGGAGAGAGG GACTACCTGAAACAGGTTCTGAAACAGGACTATGGTGCTGACATTCACTTTGCCAGAGTCTTCATGAAGCCAGG GAAGCCAACGACATTTGCAACATTAGAGCACAATGGAAAGAGGAAACTGTTTTTTGGTCTGCCTGGCAACCCTGTTTCGGCTATAGTTACATGTAACCTGTATGTGATCCCTGTTGTGGCCAAGATGTCGGGCAGCCCCCAACCCAGGAGAACTGTGCTGCAGGCAAAG ATATCTCAAGATCTCCGTCTGGACCCAAGACCTGAGTTCCATCGTGCAGTCATAACATGGACTCCAGGAGAAGCTATCCCAGAAGCCACCAGTACAGGAAACCAGATCAGTAGCCGTCTGCTCAGTATGAGCACTGCCAACGCCTTACTGATGCTGCCTCCAAAGTCTGAAAGTCAGACTGCCTTGAAAACGGGAGACATCGTCAGTGCCATGGTGATTGGCAGAATCTAG
- the LOC137293821 gene encoding uncharacterized protein isoform X1 — protein sequence MAESSGDSEREGKAIRVGILTVSDSCSTGQVEDKSGQNLKSLVEEKKLINGEVCVKEIVPDEVQRIKDLLIDWTDNLKLDLILSTGGTGFTARDVTPEATKAVLDRDALGITVAMLTGSLNITPLAMLSRLTCGIRKSTLIINLPGSTKGSEECFRFAAVGVSHAVDQLQGSREVVRSTHADLQEEGIRSNEPGQIQHTSDESMDNSVESLNQTPDISDPVMDTEFPGTVSFDALDTHPLSNSTPIITDSNVAAPLSPGSNCQTQNITEVPHHSETLSKGNDSQPEEFTQLCFQTEQPNSNLTEEPLTIIAMVPNQNRITQQSFDKQTKDITELFQLQGSFVDSSEAVLACKTPELQPETAPEIQCPDVPEILIPELRTQPENRFDRHGVDVSDKHGDVYEFNEEADRVRPAASSAQSNTSNSEEPILRAKLHKSADDGEVTHVEVGSAVKTFLRTHPAIRGIYLNKGKRDVKRNLVRMRRETLAVDVGSWQRGTHIHDRNRLDDHFDLTEAGLEKKRRVEKRLSRDEYVVNWYMWCPGHGNCRRNCGGYGKCVNGCKGKTHKQDRHNCKLLVNLKMFLSDTAKWRVHISGSHVPLEYNILWEPPKQNQQRINEDTRDVILASVATKKTSSSQIQEVLSKKPSSVDLPAVPSKRKICRFVSSMKKRRKQRNYNCRDNSLDGFESVKNGGEDGSDGEGAEDVDTEGGEIEGDRDSEEVINVDEDDEEKDNVANNSVPCVPAFKGFQAVSDAVGLDESNIVPSVTCFKMTDPAGNVYLSYTRNVPSNENASSAILTNQSVSGNPSVAHNDMVLQISSGSAQTGFLYTPTGEGVDMAGPDQSSSDQDVAGCSDLGALFLATFKPQ from the exons TGAGTGACAGCTGTTCCACAGGCCAGGTGGAGGATAAGAGTGGACAAAACTTGAAATCCCTGGTAGAAGAGAAGAAATT AATTAATGGAGAAGTTTGTGTGAAAGAAATTGTACCAGATGAAGTTCAAAGGATAAAG GATCTGCTCATAGACTGGACAGACAATCTCAAGCTAGACCTCATCCTGTCCACAGGGGGAACTGGTTTTACTGCTCGGGATGTAACGCCGGAG GCAACTAAGGCTGTGTTGGACAGGGATGCTCTGGGAATCACTGTGGCCATGTTAACTGGCTCTCTCAACATCACACCGTTGGCGATGCTGTCCAG GTTGACGTGTGGCATCAGGAAGAGTACTCTGATCATCAACCTGCCTGGCAGCACCAAAGGGTCCGAA GAGTGTTTCCGGTTTGCGGCAGTGGGTGTATCCCATGCTGTAGACCAGCTGCAGGGATCGCGGGAGGTTGTGAGGTCAACACATGCTGACCTTCAGGAGGAGGGCATCCGCTCCAATGAACCAGGGCAGATTCAG CACACCTCGGATGAAAGTATGGACAATTCAGTTGAGAGTCTTAACCAGACGCCAGATATTTCCGATCCTGTCATGGACACTGAATTTCCTGGAACGGTTTCATTTGATGCCCTCGACACCCATCCATTGTCGAACTCCACTCCCATCATAACGGACTCCAACGTAGCAGCACCCCTGTCTCCTGGTTCTAactgtcaaacacaaaatattactGAAGTACCCCATCATTCCGAGACTCTAAGTAAAGGAAATGACTCCCAGCCAGAAGAGTTCACCCAGCTTTGTTTCCAAACAGAGCAGCCCAACTCAAACCTTACTGAGGAACCATTGACAATCATTGCCATGGTGCCCAATCAGAATCGCATAACACAGCAGTCATTTGACAAACAGACCAAAGACATCACCGAGCtgtttcagttgcaaggcagtTTTGTGGATTCCAGTGAAGCAGTTCTTGCTTGTAAGACACCAGAATTGCAGCCTGAGACTGCACCTGAGATCCAGTGTCCTGATGTACCCGAGATCTTAATACCCGAGTTGAGGACTCAACCTGAAAACAGGTTTGACAGACATGGTGTCGATGTTAGTGATAAACATGGGGATGTATATGAGTTTAATGAAGAGGCTGATCGTGTTCGACCAGCTGCAAGTAGTGCTCAGTCAAACACGTCTAATTCCGAGGAGCCGATTCTTCGCGCCAAGCTTCATAAGAGTGCGGATGATGGGGAGGTAACTCATGTAGAAGTTGGGTCTGCAGTAAAGACCTTTTTACGAACTCATCCAGCAATACGGGGCATATACCTGAACAAAGGCAAGCGTGATGTGAAACGCAACCTGGTAAGGATGAGGAGAGAGACATTGGCTGTGGATGTGGGAAGCTGGCAGCGAGGAACTCACATACATGACAGAAACCGTCTTGATGACCACTTCGATCTAACAGAGGCAGGGCTGGAGAAGAAGAGGAGAGTGGAGAAACGTCTGTCTCGGGATGAGTACGTGGTCAACTGGTACATGTGGTGCCCTGGACATGGCAACTGTCGCCGCAACTGTGGTGGATATGGCAAGTGTGTTAATG GCTGTAAAGGAAAGACTCACAAGCAGGACCGCCACAACTGCAAGCTGCTTGTAAACCTGAAGATGTTTCTCAGTGATACAGCCAAATGGCGTGTTCACATCAGTGGCAGTCATGTCCCACTTGAGTACAACATCTTATGGGAACCACCTAAACAGAACCAACAACGAATCAACGAAGACACGCGGGATGTCATCCTGGCATCTGTAGCCACGAAGAAGACAAGCTCCTCCCAAATACAGGAAGTGCTCTCTAAGAAACCATCATCTGTTGACTTACCTGCAGTCCCGTCAAAGAGAAAGATCTGCCGCTTTGTGTCTAGTATGAAGAAGCGACGGAAACAGAGAAATTACAACTGTCGTGATAACAGTTTAGATGGTTTTGAATCTGTTAAAAATGGTGGTGAAGATGGATCTGATGGGGAAGGGGCTGAGGATGTTGACACGGAGGGAGGAGAGATCGAAGGGGATCGGGATTCGGAGGAAGTGATCAatgttgatgaagatgatgaagaaAAGGATAACGTAGCCAATAATTCTGTGCCATGTGTCCCAGCATTCAAAGGGTTCCAAGCAGTGTCAGATGCTGTGGGCTTGGATGAGTCCAACATTGTTCCCTCAGTGACATGTTTCAAAATGACGGACCCAGCAGGCAATGTTTACTTATcctacaccagaaatgtgccaTCTAATGAGAATGCATCGTCTGCAAtattaaccaatcagagtgTTTCAGGTAACCCATCTGTAGCCCACAATGACATGGTGTTACAGATATCCTCAGGTAGTGCACAGACTGGGTTTTTATACACTCCCACGGGAGAAGGGGTGGACATGGCCGGGCCAGACCAGAGCAGCTCCGACCAAGATGTGGCGGGGTGTAGTGATCTTGGAGCATTGTTTCTGGCAACATTTAAACCTCAGTGA